Part of the Emys orbicularis isolate rEmyOrb1 chromosome 10, rEmyOrb1.hap1, whole genome shotgun sequence genome is shown below.
CTGGTGTTTAACATCCTTCTGAGATACTAGTAGAAGGAAAGAGTTATCATCATCATCTGATGAGACTACATCATCTATTTTTTTCTCTAATACAGAACAGCAATATTCATTGAACACTTCTtccttttttgcattattattgatgtttctaccatttccatctagtaatggaccaataacaGTATCAGGATTCTTTTTGATCCTAATATACTTagaaaactccttattgtccttaaatCCTCTACTTGCTTGCATCAGCTGTGAGTGGGGCCTGCGGTCTCTTTATAGGGTTAGATAGTTTATGTTATCACTAAGTAACTTTCATCCTGACACCTTGAGTGGCAGGTATGGAACCAGAACAGCTACAAGATGGGTAGCAGCTGTCTTCTATCATGGTCCTAAAGCAGCCTCTGCTAGAATTAATTCTCCATAACCCAGTGAATCAATATACTCTGCTGATGTTGCCCTCTAGGCTGGTGATTTCTGTGATGCAAGGGAGAGCAAAagcctccctgtgtgaccttagacaagtcattgattctctctgggcctcagttctccacctctaaaatggggataataatgcttcttttcttccaccctttgtctatcttattatctacttagattgtaaactgtttgggtCAAGCCCTGTCacttgttatgtgtttgtacagtgtctagcacaatggcgTCCTGTCCTTGATTAGTGCCTTATGGCATTATTGCAATGCAAATTCATAagcatttaaggccagaaaggatcattagatcatctagcctgacctcctgggCATCCCAGCTTCATAAATTTCACCCACTTACCCCTGTATTAAGCCCAgtcacttgtgtttggctaaagcatctggATCTGAAGACAGCAAgagagagaatccaccactttccttgggagcatgttccaatggttaatcgccCTCAGTGGTAACAATTTGTGCCTTTCCAATTTCAATTTGTCTGGCTCCAGCGTTCCAggcactggtttttgttttgactttctccactagattaaagagccctatagcacccagtattttctccctctGAAGGTACTTATACGCTGTAATCCGTAATAACAGCCATGTAACATCGGTCCACTGGGAACTGTAGACAGTGCAGTTGACAAAGGCCATCAGTTGTCAGAAGGAAACTGACTTGACTGGATTTATCTTTGAGGTGAAGAGCTCCACCTTCCACTCCAAATCAGTTCCCCCCCAGGGAGAATATGAGATTGCTATTGATTATTACTTTGTGCAGGTTAGCCATGTCCAGGAGTGTAACAAGCAACTCAAAATATGCCACTTCAGATGAGCGAGGTCTGGAAGTGTCCTTCACAAACTCTTTGCAGCAAAACAAGGCAAACTCCATTATTCTCCAGTGGTGCTTGCTCACTGCTGCAGAGCCTGGGTTGCTATCAGCCCTGTGCCATTCAGATTTCTTCAGTGTCCAGATGAGACATGAAATGTCTGGTGCATCAGGCAGATCCCCCGCAGGCTTGTGTTTAATGAAATATTCAGCTAATTTGAAAGGTTACAGGGGAAGGTTATGAGGACTCTTATAGACGGAGCTATTTCTATTCAAACAGGGAATGTCAAGAtaaacattatgggccagattccaatGTCAGCTACCccagggtaaatccagagtaactgagCTGGGTTCttgggagttactcctgatttgcacggCCGCAAGAAGGGGAGAAAATCAGGGCTAAATGAGGAGGGGGAGTAGGAAGAGAAGCCAATAGACGAATGAAGTTAAAGCAGGCCCCTGCCGCACCTTGGTGTCTAGCAGTGGTAACTCTCCTAAAGTGGTGGAGTCAgcccagttttacactggtagggtgaccagacgtcccgattttatagggacagtcctgatttttgggtctttttcttatataggctcctattacccccgccccgatttttcacacttgctgtctggtcaccctgtgcACTGGGGTAAGCGAGAGGAGACGCAGGCCCAGTTCCTTGCTCGGCTCTCACTCTGCAGCCCCTGCGGATGCCAGATTGGTGCAAGTTACACTCCCCGGCCCCTGGCACCCAGTGTAAGTGATCacagcaccggggggggggggtttacaccCCAGCTACACCTCTGCTGGGTTTGGCCCAGCGCCCCCAGGAGCctgagctcctcctgccccctgctgaggACTCGGACCCCGGTCCCTTTCCGCAGCGCCTCTGGACCCCGGCACAGTGCGGGGCCCGGCTCCCCCCGCTCGCGGCCGCCGTGCCTTGCCCGGCAGCGCCCCCTGGCGGCCCGTGGGCGGCGGCCCTGGCCCGGGGCCCGGCAAGAGGAGCCAGGCCCGGCCCCGCTGTCAGTCGGCGGCGAGCGAGCGGCCGCAGCAGCAGCGGCCATGTCCTTCTGCGCCTTCTTCGGCGGGGAGGCGTTCCGGGGCCACTTCGAGCCCGGTAGGGAGCGCGGCGCCGGCCgggggctgcccagaggggccGGCCGGAGCCCCCCGTCCGTAGGGGCGGCTGTCGTGCGTAGGGGCCGGGCTCCCCCTGTTCATAGGGGTGGCCATTGCCCAGAGGGGCCGGGCTCCCTCTCTCCATAGGGGCTGGGCTCCCCCTGTCCATAAGGGTGGCCATTGCCCAGAGGGGCCGGGCTCTCTCTCTCCAtaggggctgggctcccccagtCCATGGGGTGGCCAGGTTCCTGTCCATAGGGGTGGCCGGGCTCCCCCTGTCCATAGGGGTGGCCATTGCCCATAGGGGTCGGGTTCCTGTCCATAGGGGTGGCCGGGCTCCCCCTGTCCATAGGGGTGGCCATTGCCCATAGGGGTCGGGTTCCTGTCCATAGGGGTGGCTGGGATCCCCCTGTCCATAGGGGTGGCTGGCTCCCCCAGTCCATGGGGTGGCCAGGTTCCTGTCCATAGGGGTGGCCGGGCTCCCCCTGTCCATAGGGGTGGCCATTGCCCATAGGGGTCGGGTTCCTGTCCATAGGGGTGGCTGGGATCCCCCTGTCCATAGGGGTGGCTGGCTCCCCCAGTCCATGGGGTGGCCAGGTTCCTGTCCATAGGGGTGGCCGGGCTCCCCCTGTCCATAGGGGTGGCCATTGCCCATAGGGGTCGGGTTCCTGTCCATAGGGGTGGCTGGGCTCCCCCTGTCCATAGGGGTGGCTGGGCTCCCCCTGTCCATAGGGGTGGCCAGGTTCCTGTCCATAGGGGTGGCCGGGCTCCCTCTGTCCATAGGGGTGGCCATTGCCCATAGGGGTCGGGCTCCTGTCCATAGGGGTGGCTGGGATCCCCCTGTCCATAGGTGTGGCCATTGGCCATTGCCCTAACCCTTTGCCAGCCCCCTCCTGCTAACACAGGGGCCCTGATCAGCTCAGCTGTGGGGCCTGGGTATGAGCTCCCCCAATCCCCGGGTGGCcgcacagaaccccagaccctCTCTGCAGGGCGCTGCACCCCCAGTGTCTTCCCGTCTCCTGGCGCAGGGTCACTCTGAACCGGATCCTCCCTGGATGCCAGCCAGGCCCCACGAGTCACATGACTCCCCAGGAGGGGCACAGgtgcgtgcagagccccctggcaccCAGGCCAGTGCGTGGGAGTGGCAGGTAGCTCAGACTGCGCAGAGCCCGGCTGGATTGGGCAATAGAATGAGCTGGGCCCCGTCTTGCTGGAGAAACCGCgccggggctggggtcagcaGGAGGTGGGTGTGGACCAGGGCTTAGCATGGGCTTCTGTTCTGAGCTGTGCTTGGGCCAAAGGTGCGTAAGGAACaggccagtgtgtgtgtgacagagaggaCTCAGAACtgtgtcataggccctgtacTGCTTGTAGCTAAATGGGATTCTCTTTAGTTCATGTGACAGGGGCATGCGATTTTGAAGCAGAATGCTCCGAGATTTCATCCCTTGCCACCGCCATGAAATCCTGAGTCATATCTTGGCCACTGGAAAGTGCAGCAGGTGGTGGTAGGTTTGGCTAAGCTGTGTAGGTGACCTGTTGGTGTATCCTGGCCTGAGTCCATGTTTAGCAGGGCTGTATTGTAAACCATCCTTTGAGATGATCTTCTCTGACCTTGCGCGCTGTCTGGGCAGCAGGATCCAGGCGTTACAGGTGCAGCACACACGTGATTGAATTTGCACGGTTAGTGCCACCCGAAGTTAACCCGTCATttctcctgtccccctccccaggcaTTTACGTCTGCTCCAAATGCGGTTATGAGCTGTTCTCCAGCAGAGCAAAATACCAGCATTCGTCTCCGTGGCCGGCCTTCACTGAAACCATTCACGCCGACAGCGTGGCCAAGTACGAAGAGCGACCGGGCGCCTTGAAGGTGCTGACGAAAACCTCGTAGAGAGTAAAGCAGAAGCTTGCCAGCTCTCCCTGACTTGTCTCTGTTAAAGGGGCCGTGCCTGTGCCTGCTGCTCGCTGTCTGAATAGCAGCACAAAGGGAGCGCCCGTGGGTTGGCCCCGGTTCATTCGTTTTCCTCCCTTGCATCTTCTAGGTGTCCTGCGGCAAATGTGGTAATGGGCTGGGCCACGAGTTCCTCAACGACGGGCTGAAGAGGGGGCAGTCTCGCT
Proteins encoded:
- the MSRB1 gene encoding methionine-R-sulfoxide reductase B1 — protein: MSFCAFFGGEAFRGHFEPGIYVCSKCGYELFSSRAKYQHSSPWPAFTETIHADSVAKYEERPGALKVSCGKCGNGLGHEFLNDGLKRGQSRFUIFSSSLKFISADKAEQDLKK